In Brachypodium distachyon strain Bd21 chromosome 5, Brachypodium_distachyon_v3.0, whole genome shotgun sequence, the genomic window GTTCTAATTTTTGTAGAAATTGCAATTTATGCTCTCATTTGTTTTTGTGCTTCAGTTTGCTTGTAATTTATGCCAAGTTCTAGGGGTTTGGTTTACCAGGCAATGCACATATGGAGCCTACTTCGCCTCTGTACGGTGAGTATTCTGTCTCTAGGGAAACGGTGGTCCCTCGTGGTTGTTCTCTCCGGCGGCGATTTTGGTTTCGTGGCAGTATGGGTGTTTGATTTGGGTGTGCGTGTGGTCGCCCTTGCGGTGTAGCATCAACGGGAACACCAGGTATCTGTATACTGGGCTTATACCCGCCCGTCAATGACGGTTTTCTGGGAGTATTGTTGCTCCTGCTATTTAGCGCTGCTTGTGTTCTCCCACGGGTTGTGATTGTGCGATTATATGTAGTAGTGTATTTGTCCATTTTACCCAATTTGTACCATGagtgttaacctggttgatatGATGTGGATTCGTCCCTACTTTTGACAGTGATTCATTGCTAATTTTGTGGCTGATGCTACTAATCCGTCGATTTAGGGTGATAAATGGTTCTAGCTTAGTACttattgtgttttttggtTAGCAGGAGTGCCATGTTTTGTCTTACAAATTGCCGATAGGTTGTGTGTTTATAAAGGTTTGTTTACATAAATTCTTTGAAATTGCTTACAACAGAGAGTAGTGGTTTTAATATGTGGCTTTGTGTGCAGGGAATTGTGGATGACCACGATGCTGGATCTAACGAGGAGGATTTTATTTTCACAATCTGATTCTGACGACTGTGATTTTGATCATGGCAATCGACATGGAGCTGGAAATGTTGGCTCTGTATAGGTGTTGTTTTTTAGCAAAGTTTTATATTCTTCCGACGACTACTCGCGAAATCAGTGTGCTGGTATGTCACTTGGTTAACTGGTAGCTttgtttacaaaaaaaaggttgcaAATATCACTTTGATATGCCTAAATCtgatttctttttatttttcaggcTATCTAGTGTCAATGACAAGGGTAGGGAAGGGAGGTGGGTGGGTTGGGTGGGCACACCTCCATGACCTTCCATATTTTTTACTTCAGAttgctccctctctcttctgATCTGAATCAGTTTGATTTTTTCCTGGGCATCCAAGGTACTCTGTCGCAATTTGCAGTGGATTTTATTTTGGAATTGCTCTGCGTTGCATTGTGCAATTCAAGAATTCCCCAAGTGCAATTGCAACTTTTAGTTGTGTGTTTTTCAGATGATTCCCTTCTACATATTTATTGGGGGAATACTCAATTTGATTTCTGCCTGTGCATCCAAGTTACCCTGTTGCAATCTGCAGTGGATTTATTTTTGGAATTGCAGTGCATTGCATTTTGCAATTCAAGAATTCCCCAAGTGCAATTGCACCTTTTTATTTATAGTTTTTTCAGATGCCCTTGCATTTTGCAATTCAAGAATAATCAGTTTAATTTTTCTACAGTAATGTGCATTCCAACCTGCCGATATAATCttgaataaatttgatttCCACCTGGGCATCCAAGTTACTCTGTTGTAATTTGATTTCTGTTTTCGGAATTTTATTTctgaattgcagttgcagctttttattttgtgtgaTTTGCAGATGATCGTCATGTACATAATCTTTTGGGGAATACCAATTTGAATTCTGTTTCATGGGGTCATACAAATTGTTGTGTCCTTTTATATAGAagaattttgattttgattttttaattttgtacAAAAATTTAGGAGACAAGAATTCCCTAATAGTCCATCACGTTCTGAATTTAGAAGGGATACAAAAGAGACCCAGATGGAGGCGTGGAAGAGAACCAAGCACGTCCAGAAAAGCATCACAAGGAATACAACACACTGCATATGGAAGAAGCAAAAGCCTATATAATAGTCCGTTAGATGTAGGATACGAGGCTTACAAAAATGTGACTGCTTTTTTTATCTCAAAACAGGCGACTAGATTTTACAGAAATAACAGGCGCCTGATTTGAAGCCCAAAACCAAACCAGGCGCCTGTTGGCTAGACAAACCCTTAATTCTGCAGAAAAAAGAGATTGTTTATTTCTTAAATTTCActttagtatttttttaagaCTCCTACAAGCCTTCGAATCATCGTCTAACTACGGGCATCCCAACTTCACCACACATAAAACCTACGCACTAGAATTTGCTAAAGTTGCATACTTTCAATACTGCAATTTTAGGCAAATGATGTGATTTTTTGAGTGGTTGAGATTCTAAAAAATCATACTACAACTTAGAGTTAGCAAAAAcaataaattttaaaaaggaTATTCATATTGAATTCTCATGCTCTAAAACGATTTTTCCACCGTAATTTTGCTGTTTCTATCAAAAGTGATTACGGAATTCACACGTTCAGAGCATTGTCTTCGTCTCTGCGATGCACTTCTTTCTGAGCAGAAGAAGTTTTTGCTTCTAACTGTAGTACGTAATCACAGTTTTAGGATACAATTTGCAGAcattagaaaaataaaacattagAAACTTCTTACAAATACGAATTAAATCAATGGTATACAAAGTAAAATCTCAAAACATGTAGACGGCTCATAAACCCGAGAGGTGTCAGTACTTTTACGAGACTGCCACGAGAGTAAGATCTCGGTACCTCGTTAAACTGGCCAGTAAATAACCACTGATTTGAACCGTATCAGAAATCATGTCACAAAATAACTTAATGTacaatgtactccctccgttccataattcttgtttctcgtcaaaatattacatgtatctagacattttttaagaatagatacatccatttttaggaaaatttccataattcttgtttctcgtcaaaatattacatgtatctagacattttttaagaatagatacatccatttttgggaaaatttgagacaagaattatgtacaacggagggagtagtttacaAGGAATAGCACAGATGATTGCAGCCTTCAGTTCACTGTGCGAAGGTATTTCCCATTTTATAGCCGCACAAATGTCCACTAAATATTGTGGGCACCATTacatctctcctctcctctcgaTTATGCAAAGCTGAATGAGGATTATGATGTTGAATGTGTTTCCTCGTTCATATACAGAGATTTTGATCACAGAAGCTAATGCATCACACATATGAACTGAAGATGCTGCAATACGGAAACAGCTACTCCGTATCAATTAACAGCCTTTAAAAGCACTATATCAGAAAACATAAAGTGTACACTCAAAATGACAAGGTAGGAGTATATCTGCCTCATACTTCATAATTGCTGCTCTTTCGCTCTCTTTCGGGCCAGAGCTCGTTCTCTGGCAGCGGCAAGTGCATCAGTACTCCTCTTGTAGTGCTCATCTGTGACTGGCGCAGGTTGCGGAACCTGTGAAGCAGTCGGGGCAACATCAGCATCTTTCTCAGTAGATGTAGCAGCCATCGAATCCCTTGATCCAGTTGTTGCAGGTTCTTCCACACTTCTACTTTCATGAGCCTTCTCTGATCCTACACTGGATTCTCTCATGCGCTTAGGAGAACGACCAGATCCTTCAGCGTCAGACTTGCTAGTTCGAATATCTTCTACATTATTGTCCAACTTTTCAGGTTCAACCTGTTCTGTGCCATCATGTGTCCGTGCACCGAAAGCAACATTCTTAGCAAGTCCAAAGTAAAAATCACTCAAGTCTTTCTTTTTAGTTACCTACATCAAAACAGATGAAGAATCAAATCAGTTAGCCAAAAGACAAGATAATTGCTAAACATTTGGCATATGTTTTCTTTGCAAGGAATCTGATTAGGAGATAAAAAGACAAACAAGATTTCATTGCATTAATGTTGTGAGCAAAGATAACACAGATTACTAACGATGTATGTGTAAACAGACACCAGCTGGGCACATTTTTGCATGATCAGCAAAAGGAAGTGAAGACCATCCTTCCAAATGAGGATTTCTTACAAAAGGATGTAAAGTGAAGAAGATTTGTTGAGTGGCAGTATAACATTTGAATTTAAAGGTCCCACTGTAGCAAAGGTCCTTCGTTCTCCTACTCTTCTGGCTAAACAAATGGTGGACACAGCAAACTTGCATGATCAGAAAATAGGCACATCTCAGACTAACAGTTTGCTTATCATCATTGAAAATAATTCAGGGTATATCACGTTCACATGCATACTTCCAAAATAACCAACCCCAGTACCTCACACATGGTCATAGTTTGGATAGTGTGATAGAAATATCTAAATGGTACAACATATCATATGATACACGAAAAAAGTAGCAATATATGCGCAGctccaaaacagaaaaaggaagaacatgAGTATCCATGACGAAAATACCATGTATACAAGAAGAACCATGCATATAATGGTAAAAATAATGTGCAAAACTTAcatcatctttttcttcttgaagctgccgccgcctttcTTCCTCTAGCCATTTTTGCTCCTCCTCAAGTTTTTTCCTATAGGCAGATGTTACAAACTTGTCTTTGTCAGCAAACAGGTGGTCTTCCTTGCTCCTCTCTTTATGAAGCTTCCTCTCATACACTATATCCTGTTCTCGTTTACGTTGTTCTGCTTTCTCTTTAAGTGCTTCAATGTACTTCGactgcaaaaacaaaaacatggcATCAGAAAACATGTAGACAGTTGGACGCTACCGTTGTTTTTAAGTCGGCAACTAGTCCACGACTAGTCAGCTAGCCGGCTTCACCAGTCTGACTTGGTGCAGCAATGATGAGTTACTCTCCGAGTCCAGATTGATGGATGAACCAAAAGCAGAGCACAAAATGAAGGATACAACGGGTGCCTAACCAGCAGAAAACCTAACCCCAGGGATTTATATCAGCTATTCATCCCACTAAAAATATGCTTATATGTGTAAGACCCACTGAAGAAGCCCAGCACATAAAATAGGAAGCATATAATAAATCTTATCTATCACAAGATTTCCTTCAAATATCTGTCCAGTTTAGCTGTATTTTTGCAATAAAGATTAGTAGTGGGACATGTTGCCTTTGCAGTCCCTACTACATATTTAACTGAACCAACTATACCTCCCAAATCAAATAAGAACTATGAACATTCTTAAAAGCATCTCATGTGCCACCCATATAGGACAATTTCAGTTAGCTGCCTATAAACTCCAGGTCTAGCCTTAAAACAAATGTAGATAGATCTCTACCTTTCGAGTAAATAAAGTTGTGTTTCaaacatatatctagacatctAGCAAACTTCTGTCACGAAACACCAACATGTATGTCAATTGCACAAATAACTATCTGTCATGCGAGGTTTCTTCCCATCAGACTACACAAAAGAAATAACCTGAAATTTTGCTCCAAACAAAATTAGAATCTGACTTCCCCGCATCATCAGGCACTATGAAACAGGAGTGAAGGACATGGAAAATAAGCTGGAGAAACACTACCCTTCATTGTGTTACAATCTGCAGCGCACCCAATTAAGAATACATGAAGGATCCAAAAAAGTTGAGATTATGCAGGGTGGAGAATTACCTGGCGAACGACCTTGGCCTGTATCTTGGGGCGAGCGGCCTTCTCCTTCATATCATCGTACACATCATCGTAGGCGAATACCGAGGGATCCTCCTCAATCGCCTTCTTCTGCAACTCCTCCACCTGCTCAAGAACACCATCCGGCAGAAGAAATTAACtagggagtatatgattgcCCGACGTCCAACGGAAGGTAAGGGAGCTGTGTGGTTACCTTCTGGAGGGCACGCTTCTTCGATGACTGGCGGAGGATGTCGGCCTCcacgtcgtcatcgtcgtcgtcagcGAAGGCGGCTATGGGGCgggccggcgggggaggacgcgacgacgaggaagccGCCGGCTTCGTGCGGAGCTGCAGTCCGTACCTCTGCATCCCGGCGTCGGTGGCGAACTGCGGATTCGATGTGGAGCAAACCCTAGACGGTGAATCCAGTTCCCCTTCCCCCCTTCGGCACCCGGAAAACAACGGCTCGACGAGGGGGCCTACAGAGAGGCACATGCGTTTGCTTAGCCGAATAGCGGTGAGTGAGACTTCATATCTAGGTCTCCGCATTCGAACAGGAAATACGGTACTGTTAGTGCCGTTCGTTTGTTTAGGCCTCAGCTTTAGCTTCGGCTGCCAACGTTCACAACCACAACACCGACGGAATTTTATTTCCGAGAAGATACGCCATATACTTTACATAAAGAAATCTCTGCATCATCATTTTTAAAGAGAAGAAATTCTTGAAAAGCGGCGAAGTCTTTTTGGTGACGCACCGTGAGTGAAACTCGATGCTAACTTTTGGATCTCCAATTCACATCGGAGCCGAGAAATCAAACCGTAATTCTAACAGACGTAACTGTCACGCCGCAACGCAGAACTGAGGTCCCCACCCCTCTCACGCCATATCTGTAGTGGGAAGAGAAGCGGACCCATGGCCTTGCTCTGAGCATGCGCTTTCACGGGAGAGATGGGAGACAAAAACAAAGGCTAGGTCCAAGATGGAGGACCAATAGCACCAAGCAGATGCTTACCCTCACATTGCAGTTCCCGAAGTATTTTATGCTGAACTTATTTAGTTTGCTGCAAAAACTTCACGTGAAAGCAGAATAAAAGAGTTCAGGTAAAAAATGAAATAGAAAAAAGTGGACCAAACAAACGGGATTACAAGAATCCACTATGATGCTTatgtgtgttttttcataaCAGATTATAAAAATTGGTTAGTCAAGCAAAAGTAGGTTGAGGTTGTGGTTGTTGAGTTATGTTGTggtgaatttattttataattttataATCCGTTGTGAATATACAAACGAAAATAGGAAGAAGTTGATTAGATTTTACTGCTCTTGATCATGGTGCTAGTAAAATGTACCATAGAAACCTCTTCGGCCCACATGGCTTCTGGAAGAACGAGAATTTTAGAACTAAATCAGTATTTGCTAACAAATAATAGAAACTTATGGTTTCTTGATATAGCTCACCATTGTTCATCGTATCATTCATGGACTCATGGCAGAAGTGTGTGAATTAGTTTTATTACGATGACTTCGAAAAAGAATCTTGCAGTGGCATTGATCCTAAGGTTACTCTCATGAGTGTTGTAAAAGTGGTCTAACACCTACACTAATATGCTTGGTGTTGACCCCAAAAATGAATGGGCGCAGAACACACAATGCATACATCATAAATTTGTGACCTGGCTACTTTGTATGGTCTCAGCGAACAAAATTAAGGAAATTGAACGTTCACTTCTTCATCTTCGAAACTGATGTTTGAGCTCCATCCAATCTAGCTGGAAGTATAAATCTATGATAAATGAGGGAGAAAagggaagaaaggaaaagggcCACAATGAGGCTCGAAGATGACAGTGATGGCAATTGACGACCACCACGCTAAGGCTCAAGGATAACATCAATGCCGTGGGCTTAGATGGAAGCTATTTGGGTCCCACCACCTATTACGAGCTTATTCGGGATACAAGATTTTAAAATCATAGAAATAAGATAAGTAGAGAATttagatgtcatgcatgcTTCAAATCTTAAGCATTTTTCCTGAGGGTTCCGCTTCTTTGGAAAGCTGGAGGGAAGTCAGCACCCTCAAAAGTACTGAACCTCTATTCCTGCGCCTGTTCCTGGACATAGCAACATCGCAATGCCAAAAAAATGTAGCAAGTTGCCAGCACCCTCAAAAGTACCGAACCTCTATTCCTGCGCCTGTTCCTGGATGTAGCAACATCGCAATGCCAAAAAAATGTAGCGAGTTGCCAGATTTGATTTTACTTCCAGCTGCATGGACGCCTGTAGACAGCTGCTcgctccgttccataattcttgtcgaaatattaaatgtatctagacattttttagtaatagatacatccatttttaggcaagTTTAAGATAAGAAtcatgaaacggaggaagtagtacaCAGTTACTTGGGGCCTAATTTGGAAGAGGGCTATTTTATTTGTACCATTTTGGTGTTTAGTTCGAATTTGACTTGCATACCAAAATTTCACCAAGAAATACTATTCTTTCAAACAACACCTTCGTGGAGAAAACTCACTGGCTGAGTCACGCGACATATCAAGAACACCGAAAGGGAACAACAATGCAAGTCAACATAATTCATCATTAAAAACAGCATCCACCTTTGATGCTGTACATCATCATCATGCGTATCATTCTTAACATAACCCCCCAAAAGCCATCTGGCGATACATAACAGCAAAACAGACCAGCAACTTCAACACGTCAAAATAATCTCATATTCCATTTACCCGGGAGCATGCAACTAGAACGTGCGACGTCACTTTGCACTCCGGTAACTTCTGTTGTGGTGACCACGAAAGCGGCCGCCCAGACACAGGGGTTTCTCATAATCAACTAACTAAAAATTCGCCTTTATTTAGCAAACTGGGTAGTCTAACTCTTATCTCTTTGTAGATACATGGCACCTCTAACTTGTAAACAGCGATCAGAACCAGACCTCTTTTTTCTCCATACATATGTACATCCATCACTGATGAATTGTTGAAGTTGTGTATATAGCCAACAGGGGTCTTGGAAAATAGTTGACCACTGTCACGAGGTATTGATGCCAACCTAATGTCCATCCATCACTCCAGAAATACCAACCCTGGGTCCAAATCAAATTTCACCCAAAGTGATCGAGAGCTACCTATTGGTGGGTTACGTTACTTCACTATTGCTGTGATTCTGTGAAGCAAATCAAGCAGCTCCCTTTTCAGCTAGAGCCAAGACTTGCATTGACATATCCGGGATTGCACTTCATGGAACCATTTCATCAACGGTTTCATTCACGAACTTCAGAATGAGCTGCAAAATCCAGAAACTTCTCCAAAACTTGATCTGTTTTGATAAGTTACCTGCAAGATATGTTGACAAATCAGTACAGCACACATGAGTGCTCCCTTGTGGAAAAACAAAAGCCGCTTCAGAAAACACAGAAATGCactgcaaaaagaaaataacaaatttTGTGCAAAGATATACCAGCTGTGTTGTACAATATACAAATAAATGTAAATAAAGTTGCAACATTAGTCATTCATCCCTCCTTTTTTGTATAGCACACAAGTGGCCATATTTTTGCACAAATATTTCCTAGCAGAAGACTTATGCACAATGTACATCTACTAGCACAACATTCCTGCGTTGCTAAAGACTAAAAATACACCACATGCttaaattatactccctccattcctaaattcttgtcattgtttagttcaaatttgtactaaaacaacgacaagaatttagggacagagggagtattgtaCTATCACCTATTGTATCAGATCAAATAATCAATATTCATTATCATCTTGGATGGTTTGTGCCAGATCAACAGGTGGGCCAGTCTGAAGGTTATGGTCTGCCTAGAGATAAAAAtaatacttttttttcaaagttCATTCTCATATTAGGTGCAGGTTCATATTAATTTTTGTGAGACGTTTCTATGATACTTGTGATGTGTCAGATAAAAATCTGGGCTGAAGACAAAAGATGCACTTCAGATGGTGTTGGAAAGTGAAAACATGAGGATCACATGTACACATAATTATACGAGCAATAATTTGAATATAGGTTGAATAAAATATGGTAATAAAGCATACCATCAATGGACAAGTTATGATCCCGAACTTGACTTTTGAACCCATACTTGTCTCTGCACAcacagcattttttttatggaattaGACTTTTGAAGGAATAATGCTAAACAAAATTCATGCCCCTTGCAATCAACCAAAGCAAGTAGGAAGTTATGAAGTAATCGCACCTCCTGAGCCCCATAGCTGGCAGAGCCCCTCTTTGAAGGCTTTCCGTCAGCTGTAACAGCAGATACTTCCATCTCCTTCGAACCACGCGGGGGACCACGGCGGTTAGCATGCCTATTTCCTGAATTAATATTTACACCATGAATTATAGACTATGGTAATTGATGTTTTGAACAGCGTGTTTGCGAATCACTAAATGTAACCAGATAAAAACAAACCATTTTCTATAGGGCCGGTGCGAGTACCAGGACCCCTTGTTTCTATTTTCCTCTCTCCATGGCCTGCATCATTAAGACACACAGTTAATACAATAAGTTGAGCACTATAATAATAACAATGTCAATTAAGTGAGACTCAGTACCATCTGCTTGCGGCTGAGAGAAACTGTCCCCTGAATGTGACTGCATTAGCGGGAAGTCGAACGATGAGGCCTGTGTACCACCTCCTGGTGCAGACTTGTCATAACGACGAGGGGCCCATACACCACGGTCAGGCCTATCTCTATTTCTGGCATGTCTTTCAATCTTCTCGCTAATGGGTCCAGAACCATGCAGATGATTATGCTTGTCATCATAATGGCTTTTCTCAGCATTTTCAACCGTCTGATCTTTCACAATGGAACGCGAGTTTGGAAACCGTGGTGGTCGCTTATCCTTCTCAGCATTAATTATGTGACCTTCCTGCTCATGTTGAGATGCAACAGCGTGGCGTCCTTCCTTGTTGGAAAGTATAGTCTTAATAATTCTACCACTAGCCTCAAGTCGCTGGTCTTGTCTAGAACCTGATGGGAGTGTATTTCTGGAAGAGGCCACAGGCTGGTGCTGAGTTGAGCTATCAGAT contains:
- the LOC100844521 gene encoding nuclear speckle splicing regulatory protein 1 yields the protein MCLSVGPLVEPLFSGCRRGEGELDSPSRVCSTSNPQFATDAGMQRYGLQLRTKPAASSSSRPPPPARPIAAFADDDDDDVEADILRQSSKKRALQKVEELQKKAIEEDPSVFAYDDVYDDMKEKAARPKIQAKVVRQSKYIEALKEKAEQRKREQDIVYERKLHKERSKEDHLFADKDKFVTSAYRKKLEEEQKWLEEERRRQLQEEKDDVTKKKDLSDFYFGLAKNVAFGARTHDGTEQVEPEKLDNNVEDIRTSKSDAEGSGRSPKRMRESSVGSEKAHESRSVEEPATTGSRDSMAATSTEKDADVAPTASQVPQPAPVTDEHYKRSTDALAAARERALARKRAKEQQL